Genomic segment of Bacillota bacterium:
CCTGCAGGTGACGGTCGCCTGGTACGCCTTCTTCACCTTCCTGAGCGGCTTCACCCACTCCTTCCCCGAGCTCCTCCTGACGCGGGGCCTGCAGGGCCTGGGTTTCGGCGGCGAGTGGGCGGCGGGCTCCGTGCTCATGGGCGAGCTGGCCGACCCCCGCTACCGCGGCCGCGCGGTGGGCACCGTGCAGAGCGGCTGGGCCGTGGGCTGGGGGGTGGCGGTGCTGGCCTCCACCGTCTTCTTCTCGCTGCTCCCGGCCGGCCTCGCCTGGAGGGCCATGTTCTGGCTCGGCATCCTGCCGGCGCTGCTGGTGGTCTACATCCGCCGCCACGTGCGCGAGCCCGAGGTCTTCGAGGCGACGCAGCGGAAGCTGGAGGCGGGCGCCCGCACCTCCAGCCGTGAGATCTTCGAGGGCGGGCTCCTGCGCACCACCGTCATCGCCTCGCTGATGACCACCGGCATCCAGGGCGGCTACTACGCCATCACCACCTGGCTGCCCACCTACCTCCAGTCGACCCGCCACCTCTCGGTCCTCAACAGGGGCGGCTACCTGGCCGTGGTCATCCTGGGCTCTTTCACCGGCTACCTGGTGGCGGCCCACCTGGCCGACCGCATCGGCCGGCGGCGGAAGATCCTGCTCTTCGCCGTCCTCTCGGCGGCCACCGTGGCCGTCTACGCCTACCTGCCCATCAGCGACCGGCTGATGCTCTATCTCGGCTTCCCGCTGGGCTTCTTCGCCTCGGGCATCTTCAGCGGCCTGGGGCCCTACCTGACCGAGCTCTACCCGACACGGGTGCGCGGCGCGGGCCAGGGCTTCGCCTACAACTTCGGGCGCGGCGTGGGGGCGCTCTTCCCCGGGCTGGTCGGCTTCCTGAGCGCCAACCTCAGCCTGGGGACGGCCATCGCTCTCTTCGCCGTCGTCGCCTACGCGCTGGTGGTGCTCATGCTGGCCCTGCTTCCGGAGACGGCGGGAAAGGAGCTGGTGGCCTACGACTGAGGCGGCGCCACCCCTCTCCGCGGACTTCCTCGGCAGGCTGGAGGAAGTGGTGGGCGCCGGCAACCTCCTGGCGGCGGGCGGCGAGCCTCTCCTCTACGGCTACGACGCCACCGTGGTGCGCGGCCTTCCCTCAGCGGTGGCCCGGCCGGCCTCCACGGAGGAGGTGGCGGCGGTCCTCCGTCTCTGCCAGCGCGAGCGTGTGCCCGTCGTCCCGCGCGGCGCCGGCACCGGCCTCTCGGGCGGGGCGGTGCCCGTGCGCGGCGGCCTGGTGCTGGATCTGGGCCGGATGAACCGGATCCGGCGCATCGACCGCCGCGACCTCTACGCCGAGGTGGAGGCCGGCGTCAACACGCAGCGCTTCCAGGAGGCGGTCCAGGCGGCGGGCCTCTTCTTCCCGCCGGACCCCTCCAGCGCCGTCGCCTCCACCCTGGGCGGCAACCTGGCGGAGAACGCCGGCGGGCCGCGCGCCTTCAAGTACGGCGTCTTCCGCGACTACACCCTGGGCCTGACGGTCGTCCTGGCCGACGGCACCGTCCTGCGCACCGGCGGCCGGACCGTCAAGAACGTGAGCGGCTACGACCTGACGCGCCTCTTCGTCGGCTCCGAGGGGACGCTGGGCGTCATCACCGAGGCGCTCCTCAAGCTGATCCCGCCGCCCGAGGCGCGGAGGACGCTGACCGCCGCCTTCCCCCGCCTGGAGGAGGCGGCCGAGGCGGTCAGCGACACCATCGCCGCCGGCCTCCGCCCCTCGGCGCTGGAGCTGATGGACGACGCCTCCATCCGCGTGGTGGAGGAGTACCTCCACCTGGGCCTCCCCCTGGACGCGGAGGCGCTCCTGCTGGTGGAGGTGGACGGCCCCGCCGCGGCGGTGGAGGGCGAGGCGGAGGCGGTGGCCGCGCTCTGCCGGCGGCACGGCGCCCGGCGGCTCCGCCTGGCGCGCGACGAGGCCGAGGCGGCCGAGCTCTGGCGGGCGCGCAAGGCGATCTCGCCGGCGGTGGCGCGCATCAAGCCGACCAAGATCTCCGAGGACGCCACCGTCCCGCCCAGCCGCATCCCGGAGATGGTCCGCCGCCTGAAGGCCATCGGCGAGCGCTACGGCGTCACCCTGGTGGTCTTCGGCCACGCCGGCGACGGCAACCTCCACCCCAACATCCTCTGCGACGCCCGCGACCCGGAAGAGATGGAGCGCGTCTGGCGCGCCGTGGCCGAGATCTTCCGGGTGACGCTGGAGCTGGGCGGCACGCTGAGCGGCGAGCACGGCATCGGCGTCCTCAAGGCGCCCTTCCTGGGCTGGGAGCACGGCGAGGAAGGGGTGCGCGTCATGAAGGCGCTGAAGGCGGCCCTGGATCCGCTGGGGCTGCTCAACCCGGGAAAGATCTTCCCCGACCAGGCGCCTCCCTGGCCGGTCCCCCTGCCGCCGGGGCCGGCCGGCGCTGCGGCGGACGAGGCGGGGAGGGGAGGCGAGAGCGCGTGAAGCTGCGCATCGACCTGAACGCCGACATGGGCGAGAGCTTCGGCCCCTGGCGCATGGGCGTGGACGAGGAGCTGCTGGGCCGCGTCAGCTCGGCCAACGTGGCCTGCGGCTTCCACGCCTCCGACCCGCTGACCATGGCCCGCACCGTCCGCGCGGCGGTGCGGCTGGGCGTCGCCGTGGGCGCCCACCCCGGCTATCCCGACCTGGTCGGCTTCGGGCGGCGCGAGATGGAGATGAGCCCCGAGGAG
This window contains:
- a CDS encoding MFS transporter: MSPPERRALLATFAGWGLDGMDVQIYSFVIPTLIAAWGISRGQAGILGTVTLLLSALGGWLAGILADRVGRVRLLQVTVAWYAFFTFLSGFTHSFPELLLTRGLQGLGFGGEWAAGSVLMGELADPRYRGRAVGTVQSGWAVGWGVAVLASTVFFSLLPAGLAWRAMFWLGILPALLVVYIRRHVREPEVFEATQRKLEAGARTSSREIFEGGLLRTTVIASLMTTGIQGGYYAITTWLPTYLQSTRHLSVLNRGGYLAVVILGSFTGYLVAAHLADRIGRRRKILLFAVLSAATVAVYAYLPISDRLMLYLGFPLGFFASGIFSGLGPYLTELYPTRVRGAGQGFAYNFGRGVGALFPGLVGFLSANLSLGTAIALFAVVAYALVVLMLALLPETAGKELVAYD
- a CDS encoding FAD-binding protein, giving the protein MEEVVGAGNLLAAGGEPLLYGYDATVVRGLPSAVARPASTEEVAAVLRLCQRERVPVVPRGAGTGLSGGAVPVRGGLVLDLGRMNRIRRIDRRDLYAEVEAGVNTQRFQEAVQAAGLFFPPDPSSAVASTLGGNLAENAGGPRAFKYGVFRDYTLGLTVVLADGTVLRTGGRTVKNVSGYDLTRLFVGSEGTLGVITEALLKLIPPPEARRTLTAAFPRLEEAAEAVSDTIAAGLRPSALELMDDASIRVVEEYLHLGLPLDAEALLLVEVDGPAAAVEGEAEAVAALCRRHGARRLRLARDEAEAAELWRARKAISPAVARIKPTKISEDATVPPSRIPEMVRRLKAIGERYGVTLVVFGHAGDGNLHPNILCDARDPEEMERVWRAVAEIFRVTLELGGTLSGEHGIGVLKAPFLGWEHGEEGVRVMKALKAALDPLGLLNPGKIFPDQAPPWPVPLPPGPAGAAADEAGRGGESA